The following are from one region of the Rosistilla carotiformis genome:
- a CDS encoding calcium-binding protein, which translates to MKNTIKKLLKAFSIDTADTDEIESAPRKPWISDLETVEPMVLMSASPLEGIEPTDVADGGDFESTIPTDDSPIALAETPVSDIFDVTDQDAADQNDLLSENTNAWGVTTSVSADAGSAQEAKIAVSAETGTPGQPIDVVISAEPEPGDQVEKVELSGLPEGAQVQIGGSLVQPVDGKVEVAFDKLDELKIVPPSGSADDFDVTISVTTTDGNDRNVTEETFTVEIDPTVDVTAANVSGNQGDAIAVDLKIDSEAADHLFAVISGLPDDSKLVVGETALEDIGGQTLVQRDQLNDLQFVPADGFSGTVDLKVTGLATDGDSDAAVDLAKFTVDVAAKAIAIPDDGVEAAQLNAVADTAVVGQKVDLTINAAAVGDDAITAVAIENLPTGAKVEAGGIVLTPINGKVGLNASDFNSVKIVPPAGSADDFDVTVRVTTTDNGVSRDVTQVVNIDIDPEVKVSADNVVGTEGGPIDLNLKLETQGAAQTTVVIKGIPDGSTLVSGGVLITPNNGEALVRAEQLNGLALNPAPGLKGTIDLTAKVVAVDNDLDAVSVKTDFKVNVLESNAGDAPSNAPQPSKDAVPSVDDVKEVVVEKVVAPVGHTSDPAVVTPAEPVAPVKEVVVEKVVAPVGHKSDPVVVTPAEPVAPVKEVIVEKVVAPVGHTSDPVVVTPAEPVAPAKDVVVEKVVTPVGHTSDPVVVTPAEPVASVKEVVVEKVVAPVGHTSDPVAVTPAEPVAPAKDVAADLLVQTGTDGNDKLVGTNGNDKIDGGKGHDTIDGGKGDDLLNGGDGNDKINGGDGNDHIDGGAGNDILNGGNGNDKIDGGAGNDTIDGGKGDDLLNGGDGNDKINGGDGNDHLTGGAGTDTLNGGNGNDVLDGSDDATRDTLNGGAGNDKIIAGKNDVANGGAGDDVIVAKAGNVKVNGGAGNDTLDLSELPPDAHKPAEINVPGGVANVGGEKVTFQNIEKVIGTAGDDNFSFSGAANGNKFNIDGGEGHNTIDLSNIPEKDITIADGKISINTIMSARDGHGALTNQKMSFEIHFDNIENVKVQGGKVLDIEGEVARHEQNQATDGNDHQVGSDNADVFDAGAGDDKIEGGAGNDKLNGGDGNDVIDGGKGNDVIDGGKGNDNLSGGDGNDKIEGGDGNDHIDGGAGADTINGGDGNDKIDGGDGNDRISGGAGDDVIEGGAGNDVIDGNEGNDTLTGGEGSDTLRGGKGDDVIDGSDDATRDTLNGDNGDDKIIAGKNDVANGGTGDDVIIAKAGNVKVNGGAGHDTLDLSELPPDAHKPAEINVASGVANVGGEKVTFQNIEKVIGTTGDDNFSFSGAENGDKFTVDGGEGHNTIDLSNIPEKDLTIADGKITINTIMSARDGHGALTNQKMSFEIHFDNIENVKVQGGKVLDIEGEVARHEQNQATDGNDHQVGSDNADVFDAGAGDDKIEGGAGNDKLNGGDGNDVIDGGKGNDVIDGGKGNDHLSGGDGNDKIEGGEGNDHIDGGDGADTINGGDGNDKIDGGDGNDRIAGGAGDDVIEGGAGNDIIDGNEGNDTLTGGEGSDTLRGGKGDDVIDGSDDATRDTLNGDNGDDKIIAGKNDVANGGAGDDVIVAKAGNVKVNGGAGHDTLDLSELPPDAHKPAEINVASGVANVGGEKVTFQNIEKVIGTTGDDNFSFSGAENGDKFTVDGGAGHNTIDLSNIPEKDITIADGKIRINTIMSARDGHGALTNQKMSFEIHFDNIENVKVQGGKVLDLEPVEAAEPVEAIKEHQKPVKGW; encoded by the coding sequence ATGAAAAACACAATCAAAAAACTACTGAAAGCGTTCTCAATCGACACCGCGGACACTGACGAGATCGAATCGGCTCCTCGCAAGCCTTGGATTTCTGACCTGGAGACGGTGGAACCGATGGTGTTGATGTCGGCGAGTCCTCTCGAAGGAATCGAACCGACCGACGTGGCGGACGGTGGTGATTTCGAATCCACCATTCCAACAGATGACAGTCCGATCGCCCTTGCTGAAACGCCCGTCTCAGATATCTTCGACGTGACCGATCAAGACGCTGCCGATCAAAATGACTTGCTGAGCGAAAACACCAATGCGTGGGGCGTCACAACCAGCGTTTCAGCCGATGCTGGTAGCGCACAAGAGGCGAAGATAGCCGTGAGTGCCGAAACGGGGACTCCCGGGCAACCAATCGATGTGGTGATCAGCGCTGAGCCCGAACCAGGAGATCAGGTCGAGAAGGTTGAGTTGTCGGGCTTACCCGAGGGAGCGCAGGTGCAAATCGGCGGTAGCCTGGTGCAGCCGGTCGATGGTAAGGTCGAGGTCGCATTTGATAAGTTGGATGAACTGAAGATCGTGCCCCCCTCGGGGTCGGCCGATGACTTTGATGTCACGATTTCGGTAACGACAACCGATGGCAACGACCGCAACGTTACTGAAGAAACATTCACCGTGGAGATCGATCCTACCGTGGATGTTACGGCTGCAAACGTTTCTGGGAACCAAGGGGACGCGATCGCTGTCGATTTGAAAATCGACAGCGAAGCGGCAGACCATTTGTTTGCTGTCATCAGCGGATTGCCTGACGATTCGAAGCTCGTAGTCGGCGAGACGGCGTTGGAAGACATTGGCGGGCAAACGCTTGTGCAACGTGACCAATTGAATGACTTGCAATTTGTTCCCGCCGACGGTTTCTCGGGCACGGTCGATTTGAAAGTCACCGGATTGGCAACCGATGGGGATTCCGATGCGGCTGTGGACCTGGCCAAGTTCACTGTCGACGTGGCTGCCAAAGCCATCGCCATCCCTGATGATGGTGTGGAGGCGGCTCAGTTGAATGCCGTCGCTGACACTGCGGTTGTAGGCCAGAAGGTCGACTTGACGATCAATGCGGCAGCAGTTGGTGACGATGCGATCACGGCGGTGGCTATTGAAAACCTGCCGACGGGAGCCAAGGTGGAAGCGGGCGGGATCGTCCTCACACCGATCAACGGCAAGGTCGGCTTGAACGCCAGCGACTTTAATAGCGTGAAAATTGTGCCTCCCGCTGGGTCGGCCGACGATTTTGATGTCACCGTTCGTGTGACGACGACCGACAACGGCGTCTCTCGCGATGTCACCCAGGTCGTCAATATCGATATCGATCCCGAGGTGAAAGTCTCTGCGGACAATGTCGTCGGAACCGAAGGCGGTCCGATCGATCTAAATCTGAAACTGGAGACTCAAGGGGCGGCTCAAACGACAGTTGTCATCAAAGGCATTCCCGATGGTTCGACCCTGGTCAGCGGCGGCGTCTTGATCACACCCAACAATGGCGAGGCATTGGTTCGCGCCGAGCAGTTAAATGGCCTCGCACTCAATCCAGCCCCCGGACTGAAAGGCACAATCGACCTGACAGCGAAAGTTGTGGCGGTCGACAACGACTTGGATGCGGTGAGCGTCAAAACCGACTTCAAGGTCAATGTCCTGGAATCTAACGCGGGCGACGCCCCCAGCAATGCACCACAGCCCAGCAAAGATGCCGTTCCTAGCGTCGACGACGTCAAAGAAGTGGTTGTTGAGAAAGTAGTCGCTCCGGTTGGTCACACGAGCGATCCTGCCGTCGTCACGCCTGCGGAACCTGTCGCTCCAGTGAAGGAAGTAGTCGTTGAGAAAGTAGTCGCTCCGGTCGGTCACAAAAGCGACCCTGTCGTCGTCACGCCTGCGGAACCTGTCGCTCCTGTCAAGGAAGTGATTGTTGAGAAAGTAGTCGCGCCGGTCGGTCACACGAGCGACCCTGTCGTCGTCACGCCCGCGGAACCTGTCGCACCTGCCAAGGACGTAGTCGTTGAGAAAGTAGTCACTCCGGTCGGTCACACAAGCGATCCTGTCGTCGTCACGCCTGCGGAACCTGTCGCATCTGTCAAGGAAGTAGTTGTTGAGAAAGTAGTCGCTCCGGTTGGTCACACGAGCGATCCTGTCGCCGTCACGCCTGCGGAACCTGTCGCACCTGCCAAGGATGTTGCAGCTGACCTTTTGGTCCAGACGGGCACCGATGGAAATGACAAACTCGTCGGCACCAATGGCAACGACAAAATCGATGGCGGGAAAGGTCACGATACGATCGACGGCGGCAAGGGGGATGATCTCCTCAATGGCGGCGACGGCAATGACAAGATCAATGGTGGTGACGGCAACGACCACATCGATGGCGGAGCTGGCAACGACATCTTGAACGGTGGCAATGGCAACGACAAGATCGACGGCGGTGCGGGGAATGACACCATCGACGGAGGCAAAGGGGATGATCTCCTCAACGGTGGCGACGGCAATGACAAGATCAATGGCGGTGACGGCAACGATCATCTGACCGGTGGTGCTGGGACCGATACGCTCAACGGCGGGAACGGGAACGATGTCCTCGACGGTAGCGACGATGCAACGCGTGATACGCTCAACGGTGGCGCCGGCAATGACAAGATCATCGCTGGCAAAAATGACGTCGCCAATGGCGGAGCGGGTGACGATGTGATCGTCGCCAAAGCTGGAAACGTGAAGGTCAACGGCGGTGCGGGCAACGACACGCTGGACCTATCGGAACTGCCACCCGACGCGCATAAGCCAGCGGAGATCAACGTTCCGGGCGGCGTAGCGAACGTGGGTGGCGAGAAGGTCACATTCCAGAACATCGAGAAGGTGATCGGCACCGCGGGAGATGACAACTTCTCGTTCAGCGGAGCCGCGAACGGCAATAAGTTCAACATCGACGGTGGTGAGGGTCACAACACGATCGACCTTTCAAACATTCCGGAAAAGGACATCACAATCGCCGACGGCAAGATCAGCATCAACACGATCATGTCAGCTCGCGACGGCCACGGTGCGTTGACCAACCAGAAGATGAGCTTCGAGATCCACTTCGACAACATCGAGAACGTCAAGGTTCAGGGCGGCAAGGTCTTGGATATCGAAGGCGAAGTCGCTCGACATGAACAGAACCAAGCGACCGATGGCAACGATCATCAAGTCGGCAGCGACAACGCGGACGTGTTTGATGCTGGAGCGGGTGATGACAAGATCGAAGGTGGCGCCGGCAACGATAAACTCAACGGCGGCGACGGCAACGATGTCATCGACGGCGGGAAAGGGAACGATGTGATCGATGGTGGCAAGGGGAACGACAACCTTAGCGGCGGCGATGGCAACGACAAGATCGAAGGTGGTGACGGCAACGACCACATCGACGGCGGAGCTGGAGCCGATACGATCAATGGCGGTGACGGTAACGACAAGATCGATGGCGGCGATGGGAATGATCGCATCTCCGGCGGTGCAGGTGACGACGTCATCGAAGGTGGTGCCGGCAACGATGTTATCGATGGAAACGAAGGCAACGACACACTGACCGGCGGTGAAGGATCTGACACTCTGCGAGGGGGCAAAGGCGACGATGTCATCGATGGCAGCGACGATGCAACGCGTGATACGCTCAACGGCGACAATGGTGATGACAAAATCATCGCTGGTAAAAACGACGTCGCCAATGGCGGAACGGGTGACGACGTGATCATCGCCAAAGCGGGAAATGTGAAGGTCAACGGCGGTGCGGGCCACGATACGCTGGACCTTTCCGAACTGCCGCCCGACGCGCATAAACCAGCGGAGATTAATGTCGCCAGCGGCGTAGCGAACGTGGGTGGCGAGAAGGTCACATTCCAGAACATCGAGAAGGTGATCGGCACCACGGGCGATGACAACTTCTCCTTCAGTGGCGCCGAAAACGGCGACAAGTTCACTGTCGACGGTGGCGAGGGTCACAACACGATCGATCTTTCAAACATCCCAGAGAAGGACCTCACGATCGCCGATGGAAAGATCACCATCAACACGATTATGTCGGCTCGCGATGGTCACGGCGCGTTGACCAACCAGAAGATGAGCTTCGAGATCCACTTCGACAACATCGAAAACGTCAAGGTTCAAGGTGGCAAGGTCTTGGACATCGAAGGCGAAGTCGCTCGTCATGAACAGAACCAAGCGACCGATGGCAACGATCATCAAGTCGGCAGCGACAACGCGGACGTGTTTGATGCTGGAGCGGGTGATGACAAAATCGAAGGTGGCGCCGGCAATGACAAACTCAACGGCGGCGACGGCAACGATGTCATCGACGGCGGGAAAGGGAACGATGTGATCGATGGTGGCAAGGGGAACGACCACCTTAGCGGCGGCGATGGCAACGACAAGATCGAAGGTGGTGAAGGCAATGACCACATCGATGGTGGAGATGGAGCCGATACGATCAACGGCGGTGACGGCAACGATAAGATCGACGGAGGTGACGGCAACGATCGCATCGCCGGCGGTGCAGGTGACGACGTCATCGAAGGTGGTGCCGGCAACGACATCATCGATGGCAATGAAGGCAACGACACTCTGACCGGTGGTGAAGGATCCGACACGCTGCGAGGCGGCAAAGGCGACGATGTCATCGATGGCAGCGACGATGCAACGCGTGATACGCTCAACGGCGACAATGGTGATGACAAAATCATCGCTGGTAAAAACGACGTCGCCAATGGCGGAGCGGGTGACGACGTGATCGTCGCCAAAGCGGGAAATGTGAAGGTCAACGGCGGTGCGGGCCACGATACGCTGGACCTTTCCGAACTGCCGCCCGACGCGCATAAACCAGCGGAGATTAATGTCGCCAGCGGCGTAGCGAACGTGGGTGGTGAGAAGGTCACATTCCAGAACATCGAGAAGGTGATCGGCACGACGGGAGATGACAACTTCTCCTTCAGTGGCGCAGAAAACGGCGACAAGTTTACTGTCGATGGGGGAGCCGGTCACAACACGATCGATCTTTCAAACATTCCCGAGAAGGATATTACGATCGCCGATGGCAAGATCCGCATCAACACGATCATGTCAGCTCGCGATGGCCACGGCGCGTTGACCAACCAGAAGATGAGCTTCGAGATCCACTTCGACAATATCGAGAATGTCAAAGTTCAAGGTGGGAAAGTGCTGGACCTTGAACCTGTAGAAGCGGCAGAACCTGTAGAAGCGATCAAGGAGCATCAAAAGCCCGTCAAAGGTTGGTAA
- a CDS encoding thioredoxin family protein: MKLRDLQTLTDSKDQFVLLEFYADWSPCRSLTPCELTAVAAAHQTPLVVEHIDVTQSPGASEAFMIDTVPSVLLYRGGTLFQRWDGPCNPLIIVQDFEQVITEWAVCEACHE, translated from the coding sequence ATGAAGCTAAGAGATCTGCAAACGCTCACCGACAGCAAAGATCAGTTTGTTTTACTGGAATTCTATGCCGATTGGTCTCCTTGCCGATCGCTCACTCCTTGCGAATTGACGGCGGTCGCGGCGGCCCACCAAACACCTTTGGTTGTGGAGCATATCGACGTAACACAATCTCCCGGTGCGAGCGAGGCCTTCATGATCGATACGGTTCCAAGCGTCTTGTTGTACCGGGGCGGAACGCTGTTTCAACGTTGGGACGGCCCCTGCAATCCGTTGATCATCGTGCAGGATTTCGAACAAGTGATCACGGAGTGGGCCGTATGCGAGGCGTGCCATGAATGA